The stretch of DNA TTCACTGCCCTGCTGTGCTTTGCCCTCGCGCTGATCTGGGGTTTGCGCCCGGACCTGCTCCTGTGGGTGTGGAGTGTTGAATACTCCAGCGCCACCGGCCTGGTCGCCCGACGCAACGCCGCGCTGTTCCTGGCCATTGGCATCATGTTTTACCGCGCCCGCCATTCCCCACCTGATGCGACACGGCACGCCATGACCTCCGGCTTTGCGATCGGCTGTTTTGTGCTGGCGATGTTGGGGATCAGCGAATGGATCAGCGGCCATGCGGGCCCGGGGATTTTGCTGGCGGTGATCACGGAAACGGCGTTGGGCCTGGCGTTTCTCCAGGCCCGCAAGTCTTCACTGATTGAAGCTCAACCGTCCGTTTAATAGACGTCCGTTTAATAGAAAGGACGCGCACCGGCTCGTTTGAGGGCCGGGGCATGGGTGTGGGTGTGCTTGAGGTCTTCACGCAACTCGGTAATCAAATTGCAGATCGCCCGACTGCTGTCGAGCTTGTTCGCGCAAATGCCGGTGACCACCAAGTCGACCCGGTCATGGTCGATCTCGTGATAAACCTTCACCGTCAGCGAGGCGTCTGGCGCCTTGGTGACTTCACAGCGCTTAGGCAGAAAACTTCCTTCAATAATGCCGCGTAATTCCAGATCCGAAAGCATGGCCGACCTCTCCTTTTATGAGATTGCCAATCGATTGTTATCAATATTCTTTATTCGTACGGCTGGCGAACGCGGTGACACGCTCGCCGTTTGCGCCTGACCAGCCCTGGCAGACGGCTTTGCTTACCCAGCGTACTAGGCTCGCTCGAAATGCGTTGGATCCTTTCCTCATAAGCGACGACATTACTTATATAAGTTACGTGGCAGACCGCCATCAACCCTCCCGTTTGAGGTATGAACCGTCGTGCTTGTAGCTCATTCAGAGTTGTAACAGGATCTTATAAAGCATTAAACGTGCCGCCATACGCACTGCCCTGCGCCCCAGACAAATCGGGGCTTTCGGACAAAATTACGTGCCGTCGATTCATGCGTCTTGCAATGAGCCTCCCTTGGCATCATGCAAATTGAAAGACCGCTCGCTATAAGTGCCCGCAACAAACTTTTTGACGCCTTCATAACCACTATCCAAACGGATGAATGTAACTAAATTAAACAGTCTTTAGGTTAAACGTTTAACCTGTCTGAGCAGCCACTCGTTCAGCAACATGCCGCAAACTATCGAAGTTGATATTGGCCCCGGAGTTGATCGCCACCCATGTTTGCCCCTGGAGGCCAGTCTTCCCGACATACTTGCGGATACCGGCGACAGCCAGGGCACCTGAAGGCTCAGTGATCGAGCGCGTATCGTCGTAGATCAGCTTGATGGCACTGCACAGTTCGTCATTGCTGACGGTGATCACTTCATCCACATGGTGCCGGCAGATTTCAAAACCATAGGCGCCGATCTGGGCCACGGCCGTGCCATCGGCAAAGCTGTCGACACTCGGCAACACCACCCGGCTCCCAGCGCGCAAGGCTGCCAGCAGGCAACTGGAGCCTTCGGGCTCGACGCCGATGATGCGCACTTCGGGCCGCAGGTATTTCACGTAGGCCGCGATACCGGCGATCAACCCGCCGCCGCCCACCGGGACGAAGATCGCGTCCAGCGGGCCCTGCTGCTGACGCAGCACTTCCATCCCCACTGTGCCCTGCCCGGCAATCACGTCCGGGTCGTCGAACGGCGAAACAAACGTACTGCCGGTGGCCTCGGCCAATTGCAACGCATGGGCCAAGGCGAACGGAAAGCTGGCCCCATGCAACACCGCCTCGCCGCCTCGGGAGCGTACGCCCAACACTTTCAGCTCCGGGGTGCTGCACGGCATGACAATCGTCGCCTTGATCCCCAACTCCCGCGCCGCCAATGCCACGCCCTGGGCATGATTACCCGCAGAAGCAGTGATCACGCCTCGCGCCTTTTGCTCGGCACTGAGCTGCATCAGTTTGTTGTAGGCGCCTCGAATCTTGAAGGAAAAGGTCGGTTGCAGGTCCTCACGCTTGAGCAGGATCTGATTGCCCAGCAATGCCGACAGCGCCGGCGCCACCTGCAACGGCGTACGCACCGCCAGGTCGTAGACCGGGGCGGCCAGGATCTTCTTCACGTAGTGCTCAAGCAATCCCGAATCTTGGGGCTGGCTCGCCGGGCGGGTACTCATGGATGTCTCCTGGGTGTTTACAAGGCCCTGGAGACGGAAAAACAAAACCCGCCTCTAGGGCGGGTTTGGGTGCAGCCGTGTGCTATCCCGCCAAATGAGGAATGGCGGTAATAATGCTTGGCTGGCAACGAAAGGTTTGAAATGTCATGAATCAAAATTAACCGGCGCCATCCGGCAAGTCAATGGCGAAACGCCAGGCTTTACGCGAAGCATACGAAACGTATACGCTTTGTATATCAACCCTGCACAGTGAAGCTTATGGGCATCGTCAAGATCACCGACCAATTGCACGAACAACTCCGTCTGGCCAGCGCCACCATGGACCGTTCCATCAACGCCCAGGCCGAGTTCTGGATCAAGATCGGCCTGCTCGCCGAGCTCAATCCGCACCTGGCCTATAACGACCTGATCAACAAGCTGTTGCTGGACAAACCCGACCTGATCCGGGGGCGCGCGCAATGATCAAGACGGCGGAACAACTCGCGGTGATGCGCGAATCCGGTCGCCTGTTGGCCCAGGTGTTTACCATGCTCGACGGCTTTGTCGCCGCCGGCCAGTCGACCCTGGAGATCGACAGCGCCGTCGAAGCTTTCATCCGCAACGACCTGCAATCGCGGCCGGCGAGCCTGGGCCAGTACGACTACCCCTTCTGCATCAACACCTCGATCAACGAGGTGGTGTGCCATGGCATGCCGAGCGCCAAAGCCGTGCTCAAGGATGGCGACATCGTCAATATCGACATCACCCTGGAAAAAGGCGGTTTCATTGCCGACTCCAGCAAGATGTACATGATCGGCAACGTCGCGCCCAAGGCCCGGCGCCTGGTGGAAATGACGTTTGAGGCCATGTGGGCCGGGATCCGCCAGGTCAAACCCGGCGCGCGCCTGGGGGATATCGGCTACGCCATCCAGAGCCATGCCCAGAACAACGGCTACAGCGTGGTGCGTGAATATTGCGGGCACGGCATCGGCCGCGAGATGCACGAGGACCCGCAGGTCCTGCACTTCGGCCGCCCCGGTACCGGGCTCGAACTGCGTGAAGGCATGGTGTTTACCATTGAGCCGATGCTCAACCAGGGCAGCGCCAAGGTGCGCAGCTTGAAGGATGGCTGGACGGTGGTGACGCGGGACAACAGCTTGTCGGCGCAGTGGGAACATACCGTGGCGGTGACGCGGGATGGGTTTGAGGTGTTGACGTTGCAGCCGGACGTCTGAATGGCGCACATCCCCTGTGGGAGCGGGCTTGCTCGCGAAAGCGGTGTGACAGTCGCCATCTACAGTGACTGATCCACCGCTTTCGCGAGCAAGCCCGCTCCCACATTTAGACCTCAGTGATATTCAGGATTTTAGTCATACTGCCTTGTCACCACTCCCCGCAATCCGCTTCAACCCCAGCACCATCAACCCCGCCCCGAGTCCCATCGCGGCCATGAACAACGGGTACGAAATCCACCACGGCGTGCCCGCCGTCATCATGCTGAACTCCGACATCCCGCCCACGCTGGCGATCAGGTTCAACGGCAGGAACACCACGTTGATCAGCGTCAGCTTGCGCAGCAGGTTGTTCATGCTGTTGTTCATCAGGTTGCCCCGGGCGTCGATCAGCCCGGAGAACACGTTGGAGTAAATCTCCGCCTGCTTGTAGCACTGGTTGTTCTCGATAATCAGGTCATCGATCAGGCCCAGTGTTTCAGCGCTGAAATGTTCCTTTTCCCCATGGTTGCGCAGGCGCGTCAGCACCGCGCCGTTGCTGTGCAGGGCGTTGATGTAATAGATCAGGCTTTCGCTGAGGTTGAACATCTGCATCAGGTGGCGATTGCTCATCGATGCATTGAACTGCTGCTGCAGTTCCCGGGCGACCATCTTGATCACCTTGAGGTGGCCCAGGTAGTGATGGATGTTGTTGAGCAGCAAGTCCAGCAACACATCCAGCGGCGTGCGCAATGGCCGGCGCGCCCCCAGCCCGGAAAGCTGGCTGTCGTCGGTGGCGATCACCAGGAGTTGGTCCCCGGAAAACAACAGGCCGCAGGACGATACTTCAAACACCAGGTTGCCGCCGCCGGAATAGTTCTCCGGGCGCTTCCAGATCAGGAACAGGTTATCGGGGTGGAACTCGATGCGCGACACTTCGTCCGGGTCCAGCGCCGAAGCCAGGGCGTGTTCATCGAGCTTGTAGCAGTCGCGCAGGTACTTGCGCTCGTGGGGGT from Pseudomonas sp. NC02 encodes:
- a CDS encoding DUF1652 domain-containing protein; its protein translation is MLSDLELRGIIEGSFLPKRCEVTKAPDASLTVKVYHEIDHDRVDLVVTGICANKLDSSRAICNLITELREDLKHTHTHAPALKRAGARPFY
- the ilvA gene encoding threonine ammonia-lyase, biosynthetic, whose translation is MSTRPASQPQDSGLLEHYVKKILAAPVYDLAVRTPLQVAPALSALLGNQILLKREDLQPTFSFKIRGAYNKLMQLSAEQKARGVITASAGNHAQGVALAARELGIKATIVMPCSTPELKVLGVRSRGGEAVLHGASFPFALAHALQLAEATGSTFVSPFDDPDVIAGQGTVGMEVLRQQQGPLDAIFVPVGGGGLIAGIAAYVKYLRPEVRIIGVEPEGSSCLLAALRAGSRVVLPSVDSFADGTAVAQIGAYGFEICRHHVDEVITVSNDELCSAIKLIYDDTRSITEPSGALAVAGIRKYVGKTGLQGQTWVAINSGANINFDSLRHVAERVAAQTG
- a CDS encoding ParD-like family protein; translated protein: MGIVKITDQLHEQLRLASATMDRSINAQAEFWIKIGLLAELNPHLAYNDLINKLLLDKPDLIRGRAQ
- the map gene encoding type I methionyl aminopeptidase — translated: MIKTAEQLAVMRESGRLLAQVFTMLDGFVAAGQSTLEIDSAVEAFIRNDLQSRPASLGQYDYPFCINTSINEVVCHGMPSAKAVLKDGDIVNIDITLEKGGFIADSSKMYMIGNVAPKARRLVEMTFEAMWAGIRQVKPGARLGDIGYAIQSHAQNNGYSVVREYCGHGIGREMHEDPQVLHFGRPGTGLELREGMVFTIEPMLNQGSAKVRSLKDGWTVVTRDNSLSAQWEHTVAVTRDGFEVLTLQPDV
- a CDS encoding magnesium transporter CorA family protein, with the protein product MIQRFELTDGKLYNSLGDGGDVLLFSNPDPHERKYLRDCYKLDEHALASALDPDEVSRIEFHPDNLFLIWKRPENYSGGGNLVFEVSSCGLLFSGDQLLVIATDDSQLSGLGARRPLRTPLDVLLDLLLNNIHHYLGHLKVIKMVARELQQQFNASMSNRHLMQMFNLSESLIYYINALHSNGAVLTRLRNHGEKEHFSAETLGLIDDLIIENNQCYKQAEIYSNVFSGLIDARGNLMNNSMNNLLRKLTLINVVFLPLNLIASVGGMSEFSMMTAGTPWWISYPLFMAAMGLGAGLMVLGLKRIAGSGDKAV